The genomic interval ATATGTTCATCATGAAAGCCACCACCACCAGTACCATGCCGATGCTTTCCGCCACGGCGATGGTTTTCAACCAGTATGGGATAGGCGCCCACTCCAGGTGATGCCCTCCTACGCCTGTATAGAACAGGGCAATACCCCAGAAAGCGATCAACGACAGGAAGTGACTGTATAAAGGAGTATGGGTTTCCCGGGGCACGATGTAGTAAATCACTGCCAGCAGGCCGGTCGTGAACCAGAGTCCGAGTACATTGTGACCATAGAACCAGTTAAAGATGGCGTCATCGATCCCTGTCAGTGCGCCGGTGGCAGGGTTCCACATCACGTTGCCGATGAGGTACAGCATCGGCATCCAGATCACCGTACCGCAGATATACCATAATGAGACATACAACTTTTTCTCGACCCTTTTGGCAACGGTGGCCCAGATGTTGATCAGGTTCAGAATCAGGGTAACCATTACACCCACGTCCACGGCCCAGATGAATTCGGCGTATTCACGGCTTTGGGTATAAGCAAGCAAGATACCGACGATGCCGACCAGGACAGCGATGTTCCACAGGATCATGGTGACGTTTCCAAGCGCCTCGCTGTATAATTTGCGGCCGGTGAGTCTGGGCACCATATAAAGCCAGATACCCATCATGCCTCCCGAAAGCCAGGCAAACATCACGGTATTCGTGTGCGCCTGGCGCAGCCGTCCGAACACCAATTCCGGAATTCCCCGGAACAGGTCCGGAAAAACAAACTGCAGGGCCAGGATGAATCCCATCGTTACACCCAGCACCAGCCAGGCGGCGGCGCTCAGGATGAAATTCCTCGAGGCACTGTTGTCCTTCGATAGCATCATCCACCTCCTTATATCTATGTTTGCTGCACGGACGGATTTCGAAACCAGCTTAATTTCAAACGGTCGTAAGATGTTCTACCAAACCTCTTTTCCAAAGCGATAGCATTTAGGTGTATTATGATGAATATTGTCTTTAAATACTTCTGCGCTGTTTCGATCCTAACAGCGCAGAAACTTCGTACATTCTCAATGTGAAGATAACCAGTCGTTCTCATTCAGTTTCCTTGACCGTCAGGCCCCGCACAAACTGGATATGATCGAACAGAACCGGGTTCCGTGCCTAAAATCTATCTTTACCCGAGTGCTTGCTTTCGACAAGATCACTGGCGAACGCGAATTCTTGATGAAAGGAACCCGATTTCATGAGAGATAAATCCCCACTAAATCGAGGTATTCTACTTGGATTCTGCATGAATCACATATGTATGATTCAGCGCGAAAAAAGACTGCGGTTCAAAAATCGAATCTATCTATATGGAAATAGTTCTCTGTCTGAAAGAGAAATCGAATAGAGTTTAACAAGGAACGATCCGGCCGGACTTTAAAACAGCATTATCCCAATATTAAAGGAACATTAACAAAGGATTTTTCGGGCAGAAATCCTATTTGCGTAACGGATTAACGGCTGCGTAAGTCCACGTCAAAGCGGATTGCGTTGGCCGCACGTATGATATGCACATCGCCATCCAGCTGCAAGGTCAGATTCCGGTGGAGTCGGGTGTCCAAATTGCCAAACATTGCGCGGCCGATCTCCGCAGCCCCGCAAACGCGATTGAAATGTTCAAACGTCCGATCTCGTAACTGGACCGCAAGTCGGTTCACTTTCCAACCCAATCCTACAGCACAGCACCGTGTGACGATGCAGGATGGCCTGGGCAACTGCTTGTGGTCTTCGTCATTGGTCCTGCATGGCGCTGAACGACTGGACCGCCCGAAGCAGTTGCGCATCTTCGGAAGCCGCAAATTGCGACGTGGTCATGTCTCCCTCTGCCTCCGGGAACAGCGGAAGCGCCGAATCCGGAAGCATCACCTGGATGTCAGGCGTGATTCCGTTGTGCCATATTGATTGTCCGTCCGGTGTAAGCCATTCCTCCGTAGCCAGCATCAAGGCCGACCCATCTGACAAGGAGAATTGATTGAGTACTGTTCCCGTGCCAAAGGTGGTTTCCCCGATGAGCTCGGCGCGATGGGCATCCTGGAGAGCGCCGGAAACGATCTCCGCCCCGCTGGCAGTCCCAGCGTTGACGAGTACGACCATCTTCATCTCGGTTGCAACGCCACCGGGTAGAACGGCCACCGGGGTGATCTCCCCCTGTGCGTTGCGCTGTTCCAGCACGTTTCCTGAAGACAGGAATTGGCTGGAGACTTCAACCGCCTCCCCCAACAAACCCCCGGGGTTGTTGCGTAGGTCGAGGATGAGCCTGGTATAACCCTGGCCCTGGATGTCTTGAAGGGCTTGCTGCAGGTCCTGGGTCACTCCCTGGCTGAAACCGGCGATTCGAAGATGGACGATGTTGGTACCCGGCACAACATGCCAGATCACGTTATGGATTTCGATCTCAGCTCTCTGTAACGTATACTCGCGCAGCAGGCCGGTTTGAGGGTTCTGAATGGTCAACGTCACACTCGTTCCCAACGGCCCCATGATCTTCTGCCCTACTTGGATAAGCGTCAGCCCTTTTATATCCTGACCGTCGACCTTGGTGATGATTTCGCCCGGCCTCAGGCCGGCTTTTTGAGCTGGAGAAGCATCGATGGGTGCAACGATTACGACCTGGCCGTTTTTCATCTGGACTTCCAACCCCACCCCATCAAAGTGACCCTGCATGAAGACTTGCTCCTCCTTCACCATATCCGGGCTGAGGAAAATGCTGTGACCCGTGTCGCCGAGCGAGTCGACCATCCCGCTGATCGCGCTGTATGTCATTCGTTGAGGCTGGATTGCCGACCGATCAACGTAGTTCTCTTGAATGAGATTCCAGGCTTCGGCCATCAAATCGAACTCGCCGCGGGCATTCGAAGGGATCCTCGAACTCAGGACCTGCGTTCTACTTTCTGCCCATGCGCCAAAAATGAACGCCAGCGCAAGCGCAGGAATAATGAATGCAGCCAGGATGAAAGTCCGTCGAGAGGTGCTCATTGGTCCCACCTTCCAGGCCCAAGGCAAGCTGCGATAGAGATTCGTAACATTCTAATACTCCTTCTCTCGTCCCGGGAATTGACCAACCCGCATGGCAGGTTACTGTAAGTTCCCCAGAGCGCTTTCTTCTGCTTGCGTGTATTCGGCTGAAGGAAGCCCGTGTTCGATCTGCAGCCGCCGTGCTTCATGCCAGCGCCGCCAGAGTATGAACAGCCCCAGAGCGCCGACGACCGATTGACCGATCAAAACATCCAATCCGGTGTACAACGCTGCGGAGATCAACGCTGGTACGGCATCCCACAACCCATGCAGGACCACAACGGTCAGGTATGCTCCTAAAACCTTAAGATTGATATGGAAATGTCTTTCACCGCTTTCTCGGAAAAGCACGCTGGCTAGAATTGCCGTCCAGGTGCCGTGGCCGACCGGTGATAGTATCCCTCGCAGCAAAGTCACGACCACCGTCGCAGTCAGGCTGCCACCGCTTTCAAGGAATGCGGTGAATGCATAACCAGTGCTTTCCAATGCCGCAAATCCCATCCCGGCCGCGGCGCCAAGGATCAGACCGTCCATTTCAGCATTGTGCTTATAATGACGAGCAATGAGGAGCACCCCAATAATCTTGACGAATTCCTCAATCAATCCCACCACAAACATGTTGGTCAAATCCAATTGACGGATGAAGATGGGCTCCAGGATCGACGCGGCCAGCACGCCGCCTACCCCCCCATAGATGAAACTCAGCGCCGTCGTTGGCAGTGAAAGTCTGCTCCAATGCCGCCGTTCATAGAGAAAGGCCACGAAGGTAACAGGCATAAGAAAGTTCCCGATCATGACTGCAGTCGGGAACAAGTTGGGATTGCCGGTTACCACCAGGACGGCTATTCCGATAAAATAGAGAACCAATCCACTCAGAAACACCCGCAACCAAGCGATTTTTCTTTTTTTGCCTTTTATAGATTCCACCTTTCCGATCATCTAACTCCTCCGTAAGGTCTCATAAGGGCATGGCGCAGCCATGCCGATGGCGATACGGACATCGTCAACAATGAGAGTAATCCCTTAACTGGTCCTGTGTCCTTATGTCTCACTTATCCCATCGTTAATCCCACCTTATATGCCGTCATAACGAGCGTATGAATATTGCCAACATCCGGGGGTCGTGTCAGGACGAAATCGACCCTTTCCATACCCTGAAGGCCCGTCAGGATACGGCATGAAGTGAGGAATACTTATTAACAATCGTTGTTTCGAGGTGAAGATATCAGAGAGATGACGTCTTGGAGATCGAAGACAGACTCATGCCCGTCAGATCCGTGGTACCAGTTCGAAAAAGGAGTTGGCAAATAAAAAGGCACCCTCTCGAGTGCCTCGTTGTAACTAAGGTAGCGGGGCTTGGATTCGAACCAAGGACCTTCAGGTTATGAGCCTGACGAGCTACCACTGCTCCACCCCGCAGCGTATTACACTTTTCTAAGTGCGTTGGGGATTATAACAGTCCGACTCGCGAGCGTCAAGCAATCAGCTTCCGAAAAGCAGCGCCCACCAGACTTCCCAGTTGCTTGGCGGCTCGAAAGGCGGTACGGGTGTGGCGGCTGCGCCGCCTTGCTCTTCCTCCGGAGCTACCGGGACGACGAGCACTTCTCCCGGAAGCGCCATTCCGCCCTGCGCGTGCGCCCATTCCTGTATGCTGGCTTCGCTCGTCGCGCCCGCGACCTGAGTCGCCAGGTCGGCGTTTTGCGTCTTCATTACAATGACATCGGTCTGCAGCGCTTCGGCGTCGCGTTCCAGACGGCGCGTCTCCGCCATCCGGCTGTTCAAATCCCCCAGGATGAGGATGGCCGCTGCCAGGATGATCAAGATCCAGATCATCGGAGGCCGTGACTTCTCCGGCTCGGTTTCGCGCATCTCAAACGTCATCTTACCTGAGGGATTATCGTCTCGCAAGTAGTGATTAAATGAAACAGCCCCGTCGAGGGCTGCAGGTGCCGAAGGCGGGAGTCGAACCCGCATGAGCGTAAAGCTCACTACGCCCTGAACGTAGCGCGTCTGCCAGTTCCGCCACTTCGGCGTGCGTCGCTATTCTACCCGATGTCAACGGATTGTCAACGAGGTCAAATCGATCGATCTCGCATGGCGGTTGTCTCTAAGGTCTTTTCCGCCCGCTCAGATCGCCAATTCTTTTTCGACGTCCTCGAGTTTGAGACTGAGTACCCGACTGACGGAATCGGCGCCCATGCTGACCCCGTAGATCACTTCCCCCGACTGCGCCGTCAGGCGGTTGTGGGTGATCACCACAAACTGCGTCTCTTCGCTGAGTTCACGCAACATATCGTTGAAACGCACCACGTTCGACTCGTCCAACATCGCGTCGACTTCGTCCAGCACGCAGAACGGCGTCGGAGAGACTTTCAACAACGCGAAGATCAGTGAGGTAGCCACGAGGCTTCGCTCCCCGCCGGATAAAACCGCCAGGCCCTGCTCGCGCCGTCCGGGCAAGCGCGCCTCGATGTCGATACCAGTTTCTGTCAGGTCTTCCGCATCGGTCAGCACCAGACGCGCACTTCCGCCGCCGAAAAGCCGTTTGTACGTCTCCTTGAACGCCTTGCTCACGGCGTCGAAGGTCTTGCGGAATTCCCGCTCCATCAGCAGATTCAACTCGGCGATCACATCGTGGATGCGTTCTTGCGCTTGATTTAGATCCTTGAGCTGCGAGGTCATGAATCGTTCGACCAACCCACCCAGGGGCAGCGGTTCCTGGCCCAACTCGCCGGGGGCATAATCGAAGGAAACCAACCCAAAGTCATCTTCGATCCGGCGGCGCAAACTGGTCAACTCTTCCTGACGGCGGGCGAGGTCGATCTGCGCTTGAGAGTTGGCTCGTTCGGCAGTTTGCAGCGCGTTACGAAAGCGGTTCCCCTCCGCCTCCATCTCGTTGCGTTTCCGCTCGGCATCCTGCAGAGATTGCTCGATGGGCGCTAACTTCTGCTGCAGTTCAGCCAACTGCGTTTCGAGTTCTTCCATGCCGCGTTCGATCTCCGCCGCTTCCTCGTTCGCCGCGCCGCGTTCGTTCTCGTTGCTGGCAAGCCGGGTTCGCCATTCTTGCAGCTGCCTGTCGAGGTCTGCAAGCCGTGTTTCGACCTCCGCTCGTCGACTTTGGCCTTCCGCCAGACTGCTGCGGGCGAGGTCGAGCCGTGCCTGCGCTTTCGCCAAACCTACGTTCGGGTCTGCGCTCTCGGCTGCCCCGACTGCATCGTTCAGTTCTTTTTCGAGTTCTGCGTACCGCGCATCGAAAGATTCACCCTGTGTCCCGATCTCATGTTTTTCAACTTCGACCGCGGAAAGCGTACGATCCAGCGCCTCAATTTGTTCCTGCAGGTTGGAACGCCTTTCCCCGGCGTCCGCCAGTAGCATTTGTGACTGCTCTCGAGCGAGCCTTGCCTGGAGTAAATCATCTCGG from Anaerolineales bacterium carries:
- a CDS encoding cbb3-type cytochrome c oxidase subunit I, which translates into the protein MLSKDNSASRNFILSAAAWLVLGVTMGFILALQFVFPDLFRGIPELVFGRLRQAHTNTVMFAWLSGGMMGIWLYMVPRLTGRKLYSEALGNVTMILWNIAVLVGIVGILLAYTQSREYAEFIWAVDVGVMVTLILNLINIWATVAKRVEKKLYVSLWYICGTVIWMPMLYLIGNVMWNPATGALTGIDDAIFNWFYGHNVLGLWFTTGLLAVIYYIVPRETHTPLYSHFLSLIAFWGIALFYTGVGGHHLEWAPIPYWLKTIAVAESIGMVLVVVAFMMNIYLTMRGNWNRAITSIPLRFVLVGWAAYILVSYQGSHQALRSINLITHFTQYVPGHAHLSLLFFAASVIMGAAYYIIPRIADCQIYSLKLAKIQFMLYVIGFPFFFAGFLLTGLVQGTAWLHQGLPVWAVLPGLRPYMALRAAGGSVLWISFILFAFNIFATALVRKPVAAPQPPVRLSAEIVPEVTS
- a CDS encoding S41 family peptidase, translated to MSTSRRTFILAAFIIPALALAFIFGAWAESRTQVLSSRIPSNARGEFDLMAEAWNLIQENYVDRSAIQPQRMTYSAISGMVDSLGDTGHSIFLSPDMVKEEQVFMQGHFDGVGLEVQMKNGQVVIVAPIDASPAQKAGLRPGEIITKVDGQDIKGLTLIQVGQKIMGPLGTSVTLTIQNPQTGLLREYTLQRAEIEIHNVIWHVVPGTNIVHLRIAGFSQGVTQDLQQALQDIQGQGYTRLILDLRNNPGGLLGEAVEVSSQFLSSGNVLEQRNAQGEITPVAVLPGGVATEMKMVVLVNAGTASGAEIVSGALQDAHRAELIGETTFGTGTVLNQFSLSDGSALMLATEEWLTPDGQSIWHNGITPDIQVMLPDSALPLFPEAEGDMTTSQFAASEDAQLLRAVQSFSAMQDQ
- a CDS encoding PrsW family glutamic-type intramembrane protease gives rise to the protein MIGKVESIKGKKRKIAWLRVFLSGLVLYFIGIAVLVVTGNPNLFPTAVMIGNFLMPVTFVAFLYERRHWSRLSLPTTALSFIYGGVGGVLAASILEPIFIRQLDLTNMFVVGLIEEFVKIIGVLLIARHYKHNAEMDGLILGAAAGMGFAALESTGYAFTAFLESGGSLTATVVVTLLRGILSPVGHGTWTAILASVLFRESGERHFHINLKVLGAYLTVVVLHGLWDAVPALISAALYTGLDVLIGQSVVGALGLFILWRRWHEARRLQIEHGLPSAEYTQAEESALGNLQ